The Cloeon dipterum chromosome 3, ieCloDipt1.1, whole genome shotgun sequence genome includes a region encoding these proteins:
- the SCCRO3 gene encoding DCN1-like protein 3, producing MGNCFSCFKVPPVPPPAAESSTDPASCKPLQEASDQEDGDVDGGMLHRQVSEKQQRSSEMVQSNGNKGLSGLLGEGVASRTFCRIPLGGRSGSDKRSDTASANNNSLLPVRSVSDSKINALFEQYKDGAEDAILADGIERLCNDLCVRPDEFCVLVLAWRFEAEQMCCFTRQEFVTGCKTIKVESIKGMQSRLPDLCREVQQDGELFKKLYRFTFKFGLDPDQRILPADMAICLWRLVFSQNEPHIMHRWLQFLEQHPHVRGIPRDTWNMFLNFVETVGDDLSSYDDAEAWPSLFDDFVEFENDQVNQNVTKARESGICD from the exons ATGGGAAACTGTTTCTCATGCTTCAAAGTGCCACCGGTTCCGCCTCCAGCAGCTGAATCTTCCACCGATCCTGCTTCCTGCAAGCCGCTGCAGGAAGCCAGCGATCAAGAAG ATGGTGATGTGGACGGAGGCATGCTGCACCGGCAGGTGTCGGAGAAGCAGCAGCGTTCGAGCGAGATGGTGCAGAGCAACGGCAACAAGGGCCTGAGCGGGCTGCTGGGTGAGGGCGTCGCGTCGCGGACTTTCTGCCGCATCCCGCTGGGCGGGCGTTCTGGAAGCGACAAGCGGAGCGACACGGCGTCGGCCAACAACAACTCGCTGCTGCCGGTACGCTCCGTGTCGGACAGCAAGATCAACGCCTTATTTGAGCAGTACAAAGACGGGGCGGAAGACGCGATTCTGGCTGACGGCATCGAGCGGCTGTGCAATGACCTTTGCGTGCGGCCCGACGAGTTCTGCGTGCTGGTGCTGGCGTGGCGCTTCGAGGCCGAGCAGATGTGCTGCTTCACTAGGCAAGAATTCGTCACCGGCTGCAAGACCATCAAGGTTGAGTCAATCAAGGGCATGCAGAGCCGGCTGCCGGACCTGTGCCGCGAGGTGCAGCAGGACGGCGAGCTGTTCAAAAAGCTCTACCGTTTCACGTTCAAGTTTGGCTTGGACCCGGACCAGCGCATCCTGCCGGCCGACATGGCCATCTGCCTGTGGCGGCTCGTCTTCTCGCAGAACGAGCCGCACATCATGCACCGCTGGCTGCAGTTCTTGGAGCAGCACCCGCACGTGCGCGGCATCCCGCGCGACACGTGGAACATGTTTCTCAACTTTGTGGAGACGGTCGGTGACGACCTCAGCTCGTACGACGACGCTGAGGCGTGGCCCAGTTTGTTTGATGACTTTGTGGAGTTCGAGAACGATCAGGTGAATCAAAACGTCACCAAGGCCCGAGAGAGTGGCATTTGCGATTGA
- the not gene encoding ubiquitin carboxyl-terminal hydrolase 22 isoform X2 — protein sequence MADDGCVHLKEYKSVKGFRTYRLIHAYFVSCTSAEARRRKADSCICSICNKRGPRLHICLHCIYFGCYSGHIQEHARRKQHLLALDISHGRIMCFACEDYVYDSDYENQACEIKEISNRNLGLPHQYKSWEPSLIEQELLLEHPRRKRITHDSTIGLRGLINLGNTCFMNCIVQALTHTPLLRDYFLSDRHVCQFSDRPDHCLVCEVARLFQEFYSGSQEALTLNRLLHLIWTHARHLAGYEQQDAHEFFIATLDVLHRHCTGANANGGDSNSHQCNCIIDQIFTGGLQSDVVCTSCSGVSTTIDPFWDISLDLGTTPATGDTSKVPKSLLDCLERFTRPEHLGSSAKIKCSSCQSYQESTKQLTMKKLPVVASFHLKRFEHSSRFHKKISSFISFPEHLDMTPFMSHRRNNNNNNSDSAASSGADEPYINDNRYSLFAVINHVGTLEAGHYTAYIRQHRDNWFKCDDHIITKANIKDVLNSEGYLLFYHKQFLEYE from the exons ATGGCAGACGATGGCTGTGTCCATCTCAAGGAGTACAAAAGTGTGAAAGGATTCAGGACGTATCGATTGATTCAcgcgtattttgtttcttGCACATCAGCTGAGGCTCGCCGACGCAAG gcGGACTCTTGCATTTGCTCAATATGCAACAAACGCGGCCCGCGTTTGCACATCTGCCTGCACTGCATTTACTTTGGCTGCTACTCAGGCCACATCCAGGAGCACGCTCGCAGGAAGCAGCATCTGCTCG CTCTGGACATCAGCCACGGGAGGATCATGTGTTTCGCCTGCGAGGACTACGTTTATGACTCGGATTACGAAAACCAGGCGTGCGAAATTAAGGAGATTTCCAACCGGAACTTAGGTCTGCCTCACCAGTACAAATCCTGGGAACCGAGCCTGATCGAGCAGGAGCTGCTCCTGGAGCACCCTAGGCGGAAGAGGATTACTCACGACTCGACTATAG GACTGAGGGGGCTGATCAACCTGGGAAACACCTGTTTCATGAACTGCATCGTGCAAGCACTCACGCACACCCCTCTCCTTCGAGATTACTTCCTCTCCGACAGACACGTGTGCCAATTCTCTGACAGGCCTGACCACTGCCTCGTCTGCGAAGTCGCAAGGCTATTTCAggag TTTTATTCGGGAAGTCAGGAAGCGCTCACTCTGAATCGACTGCTTCACTTGATCTGGACTCATGCCAGGCACTTGGCTGGCTATGAGCAACAAGATgctcatgaattttttatcgcCACCTTGGACGTTTTGCACAGACACTGCACAGGAGCAAACGCCAACGGCGGCGACTCCAACTCGCACCAGTGCAACTGCATCATAGACCAGATTTTCACTGGCGGACTGCAATCTGATGTAGTGTGCACTTCATGCAG TGGTGTCTCCACCACCATTGATCCATTTTGGGACATATCTCTCGATTTGGGGACAACTCCTGCAACTGGAGACACTTCCAAGGTCCCGAAATCCCTGTTAGATTGTTTAGAGCGATTTACCAGGCCAGAACATCTGGGCTCGTCTGCCAAAATCAAATGCAGTTCCTGCCAGAGCTACCAGGAAAGCACAAAGCAGCTCACCATGAAGAAGCTGCCTGTTGTTGCTAGCTTCCATCTCAAG CGTTTCGAACACTCCTCAAGATTCCACAAGAAAATATCCTCATTCATTAGTTTCCCTGAACACTTGGACATGACACCGTTCATGTCGCACAGaagaaacaacaacaataacaactCAGACTCGGCTGCCAGCTCTGGAGCTGACGAACCGTACATCAATGACAACAG ATACTCCTTATTTGCTGTGATAAATCACGTTGGTACACTGGAGGCTGGACACTACACTGCCTACATCAGACAGCATCGGGACAACTGGTTCAAGTGTGATGATCACATTATAACTAAGGCTAACATCAAAGACGTCTTGAATAGCGAAGG GTACCTGCTTTTTTACCACAAGCAGTTTCTGGAGTATGAGTAG
- the LOC135938770 gene encoding C-type lectin 37Da-like, with amino-acid sequence MSPCRAPEMFLFLFYLNFYAVFWAEAGLTGGCRTTWSPPVGVEDPPAYTGEIIVNGKVYFLDSSEFTWYTATDYCHAMNMSLVSFETQEEQRYLNEWFQNSNHTGTSQIPIWSSGSRKSMDSRWFWASTGEDITDFNWIPNDYPQLDDTEHACVVFLEPSGGWMDLLCEDLNSNYPAVLCE; translated from the exons ATGTCCCCTTGTAGAGCTcctgaaatgtttttatttctcttttacTTGAATTTCTACGCGGTGTTTTGGGCAGAAGCTGGCCTG ACTGGAGGATGCAGGACAACTTGGAGCCCACCTGTTGGAGTTGAAG ACCCTCCAGCTTACACTGGCGAAATCATCGTAAATGGCAAAGTTTATTTCTTGGACAGCTCAGAG tTTACTTGGTATACGGCGACGGACTATTGCCACGCCATGAATATGTCTCTGGTTTCGTTTGAAACCCAAGAGGAGCAGCGCTACTTAAACGAGTGGTTCCAGAACAGTAACCACACGG GCACCTCGCAAATACCGATATGGTCAAGCGGGAGTAGGAAATCAATGGACAGCAGATGGTTTTGGGCCTCTACCGGGGAGGACATTACCGATTTCAATTGGATCCCAAACGATTATCCTCAGTTAGACGACACAGAGCACGCCTGTGTGGTTTTCCTCGAACCCTCCGGTGGTTGGATGGACTTGTTGTGCGAGGATCTGAATTCAAATTACCCTGCTGTGTTGTGTGAATGA
- the not gene encoding ubiquitin carboxyl-terminal hydrolase 22 isoform X1 produces MQTKPNERSASVFVQLRFADCSSLFTLPHSHYRRGVERNTQLRIVYTTPYSVGVAARQPLLDSEMADDGCVHLKEYKSVKGFRTYRLIHAYFVSCTSAEARRRKADSCICSICNKRGPRLHICLHCIYFGCYSGHIQEHARRKQHLLALDISHGRIMCFACEDYVYDSDYENQACEIKEISNRNLGLPHQYKSWEPSLIEQELLLEHPRRKRITHDSTIGLRGLINLGNTCFMNCIVQALTHTPLLRDYFLSDRHVCQFSDRPDHCLVCEVARLFQEFYSGSQEALTLNRLLHLIWTHARHLAGYEQQDAHEFFIATLDVLHRHCTGANANGGDSNSHQCNCIIDQIFTGGLQSDVVCTSCSGVSTTIDPFWDISLDLGTTPATGDTSKVPKSLLDCLERFTRPEHLGSSAKIKCSSCQSYQESTKQLTMKKLPVVASFHLKRFEHSSRFHKKISSFISFPEHLDMTPFMSHRRNNNNNNSDSAASSGADEPYINDNRYSLFAVINHVGTLEAGHYTAYIRQHRDNWFKCDDHIITKANIKDVLNSEGYLLFYHKQFLEYE; encoded by the exons ATGCAAACGAAGCCAAACGAACGGTCGGCCAGCGTGTTCGTCCAGCTTCGTTTCGCAGATTGTTCTTCACTGTTCACATTGCCCCATTCCCATTACCGGCGCGGCGTTGAACGAAACACGCAGCTGCGGATTGTTTATACCACACCATAC AGTGTTGGTGTTGCAGCCAGGCAGCCACTTTTAGATTCTGAGATGGCAGACGATGGCTGTGTCCATCTCAAGGAGTACAAAAGTGTGAAAGGATTCAGGACGTATCGATTGATTCAcgcgtattttgtttcttGCACATCAGCTGAGGCTCGCCGACGCAAG gcGGACTCTTGCATTTGCTCAATATGCAACAAACGCGGCCCGCGTTTGCACATCTGCCTGCACTGCATTTACTTTGGCTGCTACTCAGGCCACATCCAGGAGCACGCTCGCAGGAAGCAGCATCTGCTCG CTCTGGACATCAGCCACGGGAGGATCATGTGTTTCGCCTGCGAGGACTACGTTTATGACTCGGATTACGAAAACCAGGCGTGCGAAATTAAGGAGATTTCCAACCGGAACTTAGGTCTGCCTCACCAGTACAAATCCTGGGAACCGAGCCTGATCGAGCAGGAGCTGCTCCTGGAGCACCCTAGGCGGAAGAGGATTACTCACGACTCGACTATAG GACTGAGGGGGCTGATCAACCTGGGAAACACCTGTTTCATGAACTGCATCGTGCAAGCACTCACGCACACCCCTCTCCTTCGAGATTACTTCCTCTCCGACAGACACGTGTGCCAATTCTCTGACAGGCCTGACCACTGCCTCGTCTGCGAAGTCGCAAGGCTATTTCAggag TTTTATTCGGGAAGTCAGGAAGCGCTCACTCTGAATCGACTGCTTCACTTGATCTGGACTCATGCCAGGCACTTGGCTGGCTATGAGCAACAAGATgctcatgaattttttatcgcCACCTTGGACGTTTTGCACAGACACTGCACAGGAGCAAACGCCAACGGCGGCGACTCCAACTCGCACCAGTGCAACTGCATCATAGACCAGATTTTCACTGGCGGACTGCAATCTGATGTAGTGTGCACTTCATGCAG TGGTGTCTCCACCACCATTGATCCATTTTGGGACATATCTCTCGATTTGGGGACAACTCCTGCAACTGGAGACACTTCCAAGGTCCCGAAATCCCTGTTAGATTGTTTAGAGCGATTTACCAGGCCAGAACATCTGGGCTCGTCTGCCAAAATCAAATGCAGTTCCTGCCAGAGCTACCAGGAAAGCACAAAGCAGCTCACCATGAAGAAGCTGCCTGTTGTTGCTAGCTTCCATCTCAAG CGTTTCGAACACTCCTCAAGATTCCACAAGAAAATATCCTCATTCATTAGTTTCCCTGAACACTTGGACATGACACCGTTCATGTCGCACAGaagaaacaacaacaataacaactCAGACTCGGCTGCCAGCTCTGGAGCTGACGAACCGTACATCAATGACAACAG ATACTCCTTATTTGCTGTGATAAATCACGTTGGTACACTGGAGGCTGGACACTACACTGCCTACATCAGACAGCATCGGGACAACTGGTTCAAGTGTGATGATCACATTATAACTAAGGCTAACATCAAAGACGTCTTGAATAGCGAAGG GTACCTGCTTTTTTACCACAAGCAGTTTCTGGAGTATGAGTAG